The stretch of DNA attttctttcttatattctATTACACTGTAATTCATTCACCCAACTACTCATTCACTTCTCATTGCAATTCCACACTATAGTTCATTAgttgagaaaggaaagaaacaaaaaaaggaaaaagaagcaGAGGCAGGTCCgaggaagaagaaattaaaactcaCAGCTAGAAACGAGGTGATTCAGTTAATTCATCCCTAAAAATCGTTATTATCTACAGTTAAAATCTATATGTAACtccaaaaatccgtatataaaataatattacatacggattatataCGGACATAAAATGGTCGTAGctaatattatatacggatttttccgtatataattacgtacgaaaaataataacttttatttaacttttatttaaaaatttcacattaaaaataattatatattatttaaaaataacttttatttaacaCCATATCAAACatttcacattaaaaataattatatattatttaaaaatcattatcaaataaGTTTACAAGATGCCTAATATCATAAATTGATTGTACTGTTCCTAAGAcgtcaaataatataaattctacAACATAGAATGACAAGTCTATAGTTTCCTAATAATCACCATCAAGAcgtcaaataatataaattctacAACATAGAATGACAAGTCTATAGTTTCCTAATAATCACCATCTTGGAGTTGATCTTGTCATTGAACTCCACCACCGTGATAGGAACTTCACCACATATTGCTTTTTCTCTTGTCCTTattacactacaagaaaaatcacagttataaaaacaaaatgtcTAGCCTATTACTCAGTTTCCCATAGTGTGAAATGTTATAGGGCAAGAAGCTATCATCATGTTAATAGTTGTCAAAGCAGCAATCTGCAACTGCTCATATACTAGCATTAAAGCAACAAAAGCAATTGCCCCactaaattaatagaaatttattATGTCACTTTTTGTATGAGTCTAtacatcaatttataattttacaaaacttagCTCTTTATTAATGCATTAACTTGCCAAATAAGTCTAtatataagttgatttttttatttgcgAGGaagactttttttcttattttcttttcttgagagtttttataaaattttatgaaaagaaattcAACTAATTAATAACAATTGAATCCAAATCTGCAACGAGATTATACTAAAATCACAAGGGACATTCAAACGTTCATACatccaaatataattaattttggaaCAATCcaattaatacttttaatataatatactaataatcccaaaggaaaaagtttattacaaactatctataatatatatatatatatatatatatatatatatatatatatatatatatatatataNatatatatatatatatatatatatatatatatatatatatatatataacaattatgaCTAACATCccatacaataaatatatatgccCTGCATCCACactatacaaatatatatttgaatcgaaacaacaaataattttcTACAGGATTTTATatccaaacaacaaataatttcCTGCAACATTTTATCAAAACAGCAAAGAATTTTCAGCAGCATTTTTATACCCAAACATCAAATAATTTTCTGCAGCATTTGAATCAAAACTGCAACAGTTTTCAgcagatttttattttgaaacaacaATAGTTTATGCAGAATTCtaagagatgaataaaatataattaagggGAAAAACAGAAAACTTGGTAGAGAGCACTCAAGCACAAACTTATCCATTGAGTCCAATTCCAAATCTAGAGCAGCATCATAATCCTTGACCTGAGATCATAAATGAAGTTGCTGAGTGGCAAATGTGAATCAATATTTCTCCCAAAAAGTTAAGAGTACAACTTTACCACCTATTTGTATTGTCCAAGAGTATGGTAGCATGAAGCTCGAAAATATAAGCACTCAACATTGGGGCAATCAACGCTCAAACCCATTGACAAATCATTGATCGCCTTCCTATCACAATCAAACCCAATTTAAGTCAGAAACAAGATAAAGTAGATGATGAAACTTGTAGCGTCATAATTTAATTGATGGCATGCTTTTAGGTTATACAAACGTGATCTTCTTATCAATGTTATCTTTTAGTTATagattttatgtattttttagtAGTTTAGTTCTTCCTATCAGATTTCATCATATTTCCAACTTCTACCACCATATTTACAATAACTACCTGTAGGTCTGCCACTATATTACTTTAATTCATGGCCCCAATCATAATACTATTGAAGGCTTGTAAGGTAAAGTTATCTCAATTAAATAGTCAATctcaaattaaataacaattaaggTTGTTTACATACCTATGTTGTCCCATTGCATGGAACAAGAGGCCATGCAAATGACGAGCTCTGGAAAACCTAACATACAACACAAGTAATCAGTTGCAGATAAAAAGCATATAGGCATAAAGTACTTCAAACTTTATAAACCAGTTACCAGCTAAAATGATTGTGATGCCAATGATACCATTTCATTAACAACAATTACCTTCCATCAATTTGCAACATCTGACTTAGACATTCTTGAGCTTTTTGGCTTCGATATATCTTGATAAAACTTCCAAAAACCTCATGTTCAGAATAAATCTAACAgccaaaataatttaaaataaaagcttttCCTATAACATAAAATGAAAGGCCAAAATTTGTGTCCCATagttaatagataattttataaatcacaCACGGATAGATCCTGATCAACTACCAAAATCACACATTCACAACAGGGTTAGTAACAAAGTCATCAAACTAGATCTTGGGAAAGTTCGCATCACCTTCTCCTCAATAGATGCAACGCCAACTATCTCCAACAAACTAGATCTTCCTCATTACTTACACATCCACTTTAGTGCTCTAAACTCAGctactttctcttttcttgataAGTTTCCAATGATCTATTTATTCTCAATAATATGCATGAGCCTCTGTTGGTCTTCTCACTAGACAAAACAACTTGGGAAGTTTCCATCGTCCTTTTTCACCTCAGGGCTATAAACccatatactttttttttctccctgaTGACCATACAAATTAGCAACAAAAATTCACAATCATTCATCCAGTAAAACTTTCCTTTTGAGTTTGATAGACACCATACAATCACATATCAAAACTTCTACAAGTAGTCCCCCAAACAGGAACCCCATATGTGTTACATTCTCATCAATGCCTATATGACTTTGAAGTGTATATTGTAGAATATTGGGTCCAATTCCAGAAACCTAAACCATATGACTTGGTGTTAATCCACTATTTTTTCCATCAAAACACTTTTACCTCACATCTTCCTACATTTACATGTCATGTACTTTTTCCTACTCCTACTAAATCAAATACCCTCTGATTCCAGATGAAGtttagcacaaaaaaaaaaaaaacataagttatATCAAACAAACTAAACAGATCTCACTAATTCCAACCTTTCTCAGGCAAGGTAACATCCTCCATTGATCCCTCGATGACCTCAACTACATTCTGGAGATTATTTGCTTTGACTAGTGCACGGGCATGTTCTGACATCTTCATCGCTTCCACTGCATACACCTTCCTCACGCCTGCTTGAGCTGACCATATAGCAAGAATTCCACTTTCAGTCCCCAC from Vigna radiata var. radiata cultivar VC1973A unplaced genomic scaffold, Vradiata_ver6 scaffold_209, whole genome shotgun sequence encodes:
- the LOC106754683 gene encoding suppressor of RPS4-RLD 1-like isoform X2, which codes for MLPCLRKIYSEHEVFGSFIKIYRSQKAQECLSQMLQIDGRFSRARHLHGLLFHAMGQHRKAINDLSMGLSVDCPNVECLYFRASCYHTLGQYK
- the LOC106754683 gene encoding protein arginine N-methyltransferase PRMT10-like isoform X1, which codes for MTINQTILDVGTESGILAIWSAQAGVRKVYAVEAMKMSEHARALVKANNLQNVVEVIEGSMEDVTLPEKGFPELVICMASCSMQWDNIGRRSMICQWV
- the LOC106754683 gene encoding protein arginine N-methyltransferase PRMT10-like isoform X3, with protein sequence MTINQTILDVGTESGILAIWSAQAGVRKVYAVEAMKMSEHARALVKANNLQNVVEVIEGSMEDVTLPEKGFPELVICMASCSMQWDNIGDQ
- the LOC106754683 gene encoding protein arginine N-methyltransferase PRMT10-like isoform X4; the protein is MTINQTILDVGTESGILAIWSAQAGVRKVYAVEAMKMSEHARALVKANNLQNVVEVIEGSMEDVTLPEKVLSRYIEAKKLKNV